A stretch of DNA from Chloroflexota bacterium:
CGCACCGCTTCATCGTGGCGTCCGGCGCACGCCTTCGCGGACGCACTGCAGGACAGATTGTGCGCGACATTCTCGCCGGCGTTCCCGTGCCCATCGAAAGGTAGCGCCATGCTGAGCCAGATGCTGCATGAGCTGTGGATGATCGTCTTTGTTGTGCTGATTGGCATCGGCATCTTCGCAGGCGAAGGGCTGCTCATCGGCTTCAGCGTGATGGGGCTGCTCGTGGTCGGCACGGCACGGCTGTGGAACAAGGCGTCGCTGCAGCACCTGACATACGAACGCGAATTCTCGCAGCAACGCGTCTTCATGGGCGAGAAAGCAACTCTCACCATCACGCTGACGAATCGCAAGCCGCTTCCGCTTGGACGGGTGCGCGTGGAAGACGACATGCCCGCCTGCATGACGCTAGAAGGCGCGGATGTCGTAAACAGCCCAAACCCGGAAGCGCACACGCTGCGGCACTCCACATCCATGTCGTGGTACGAGCGCGTACGCTGGACATACGAGTTCCGGTGCGACCGGCGTGGCTACTTCCGTGTCGGCCCATCATACCTGCGCAGCGGCGACCTTCTTGGCTTCTTCGGCAGCGAACGGGAATCGCAAGACCGCGATTATGTGCTGGTGTATCCGCGCCTCGTATCGCTGCCTGAGATCGGCATACCGTCAGCAAGGCCGCTCGGCGAGACACGCGGGGGCATCCGAATCTTTGAGGACATGGCGCGACCGATGGGTTTGCGCGACTACCAGACTGGCGATGCGCTGAAGACCGTGGACTGGAAGGCCTCCGCTCGGATGCAGGAATTGCAAGTCCGCACTTACGAACCCAGCACTTCGGTCACAGTCGTGCTTGCCGTAGCTGTCGACACGATGGCGCACACATGGGAAGGCTATTCTCCGACACACCTAGAGCGCATCATAACCGCCGCC
This window harbors:
- a CDS encoding DUF58 domain-containing protein; the protein is MLSQMLHELWMIVFVVLIGIGIFAGEGLLIGFSVMGLLVVGTARLWNKASLQHLTYEREFSQQRVFMGEKATLTITLTNRKPLPLGRVRVEDDMPACMTLEGADVVNSPNPEAHTLRHSTSMSWYERVRWTYEFRCDRRGYFRVGPSYLRSGDLLGFFGSERESQDRDYVLVYPRLVSLPEIGIPSARPLGETRGGIRIFEDMARPMGLRDYQTGDALKTVDWKASARMQELQVRTYEPSTSVTVVLAVAVDTMAHTWEGYSPTHLERIITAAASLAVYASERHYNLGLFSNGTPVLADRPMKVAPSQAPEQLTIILEALASIRPLPMGSITGQLAQQWRRFPLGATVVVVLSLMSDDLPQILESMQAHGYKLVVVYVGDDPCPSMPDGVILHEIGGAFEGLEFSDQRNFRQFATLTATGD